In a genomic window of Nocardiopsis mwathae:
- a CDS encoding DUF4126 domain-containing protein, translating to MLELLTGTGLASAAGLNAYIPLLAVGLIARYTDLLTLGPGWQWMEHPASLGVLGVLLVLELVADKIPVVDSVNDIVQTFVRPTSGGLTFGAGAAAVDSADLTAASTGDGSWWPIAGGVVIALVFHTLKSLARPLLNTLTLGAGGPVISAIEDIGSAVMSLLAIIVPILVLVVLPLTVAGAVVLWRRRRRGRADGTRAGTVPDTPADGER from the coding sequence ATGCTGGAGTTGCTGACGGGGACCGGTCTGGCGTCGGCGGCCGGGCTGAACGCCTACATCCCACTGCTGGCCGTCGGGCTCATCGCCCGCTACACCGACCTGCTGACGCTCGGTCCGGGCTGGCAGTGGATGGAGCATCCGGCATCCCTGGGCGTGCTCGGTGTGCTGCTCGTGCTGGAGCTCGTCGCCGACAAGATCCCGGTCGTCGACAGCGTCAACGACATCGTGCAGACGTTCGTCCGGCCGACCTCGGGCGGCCTCACGTTCGGGGCGGGGGCCGCGGCGGTCGACTCCGCCGACCTCACGGCCGCGAGCACCGGCGACGGCTCCTGGTGGCCGATCGCCGGCGGCGTCGTCATCGCCCTGGTGTTCCACACCCTCAAGTCGCTGGCGCGGCCGCTGCTCAACACCCTCACCCTCGGCGCGGGCGGGCCGGTCATCAGCGCGATCGAGGACATCGGCAGCGCGGTGATGTCGCTGCTCGCCATCATCGTGCCGATCCTCGTCCTGGTGGTGCTGCCGCTGACGGTCGCGGGCGCGGTGGTGCTGTGGCGTCGGCGCCGCCGCGGCAGGGCGGATGGAACGAGGGCCGGAACCGTCCCGGACACGCCGGCGGACGGGGAGCGGTGA
- a CDS encoding DUF2630 family protein, with protein MSDANGGESEILARINDLVTEERDLREQSEHRLTPQERSRMRELEDSLDQCWDLLRRRRALQEYGQDPDTARPRPAGEVRRHRQ; from the coding sequence ATGAGTGATGCCAATGGCGGGGAGAGCGAGATCCTGGCGCGGATCAACGACCTGGTCACCGAGGAGCGCGACCTCCGCGAGCAGAGCGAGCACCGGCTGACACCGCAGGAGCGCAGCCGGATGCGGGAGCTCGAAGACTCGCTCGACCAGTGCTGGGACCTGCTTCGGCGCCGCCGGGCCCTGCAGGAGTACGGCCAGGACCCCGACACCGCCCGGCCCCGCCCCGCCGGAGAGGTCCGGCGGCACCGCCAGTAG
- a CDS encoding metal-sensitive transcriptional regulator produces METYGYHDDKQSHINRLRRIEGQVRGLQRMVEDDAYCIDILTQTSAVNKALRSFALSMLDEHLKHCVAHAVANGGEEADTKVREASDAIARLVRS; encoded by the coding sequence ATGGAGACCTACGGCTACCACGACGACAAGCAGAGCCACATCAACCGGCTCCGCCGGATCGAAGGCCAGGTCCGGGGCCTGCAGCGGATGGTCGAGGACGACGCCTACTGCATCGACATCCTCACCCAGACGTCGGCGGTCAACAAGGCGCTGCGCTCGTTCGCCCTGTCCATGCTGGACGAGCACCTGAAGCACTGCGTCGCGCACGCCGTGGCCAACGGCGGCGAGGAGGCGGACACGAAGGTCCGCGAGGCGTCCGACGCGATCGCGCGCCTGGTCCGGTCCTGA
- a CDS encoding heavy-metal-associated domain-containing protein, with translation MAATTITVSGMTCGHCEKAVTEELVALPGVTSVSVDLESGRVSVESEAPLTDDQLAAAIDEAGYEIAG, from the coding sequence ATGGCCGCCACAACGATCACCGTCAGCGGAATGACCTGCGGGCACTGCGAGAAGGCCGTGACCGAGGAGCTCGTCGCCCTCCCCGGGGTGACCTCCGTCAGCGTCGACCTGGAGAGCGGTCGCGTGTCCGTCGAGAGCGAGGCACCGCTGACCGACGATCAGCTGGCGGCCGCCATCGACGAGGCCGGCTACGAGATCGCCGGCTGA
- a CDS encoding NAD(P)/FAD-dependent oxidoreductase, translating to MTRPRIVVIGAGFAGLHALRRLERRIPRGAADIVLVAPNDYMLYSPLLPQVASGLLTPQSIAVSLHRMLGRTRMVPGSAIGVDTADRVVLVRKISDELGYERYDRLILAPGSLTRVFDIPGLSEHGFGNKNLAEAVVLRDHVLAQLELANASRDPAEREERCRFIVVGGGYTGVETAASLRRLTEEAAVRYPELRSAIHWHLVDIAPRLLPELGPKLGEETLDLLRHLDIEVSLGVSVRNVTESKVTLTDGRVLPCRTLVWTAGTAPSPLMESIGAPTERGKLRVGSDLATPDHPEVFAIGDAAAVPNLDSPDETAICPPTAQYAQRQGVVAADNVVSSLLRRPLRPFVHEDMGLVVDLSGKDAVARPFGIDMSGLPAFAVTRAYHLWAIPSAPARARVAANWLIRATLGGEVARLGFAHGVPSTFVDQAADHYLSPEEARRQGARLLDVPAAGG from the coding sequence ATGACACGACCGCGCATCGTGGTGATCGGTGCGGGATTCGCCGGACTGCACGCCCTGCGCCGACTGGAGCGGCGGATTCCCCGAGGCGCGGCCGACATCGTGCTCGTCGCGCCCAACGACTACATGCTCTACAGCCCGCTGCTGCCCCAGGTGGCTTCCGGGCTGCTCACGCCGCAGTCGATCGCGGTGTCCCTGCACCGCATGCTGGGCCGCACCCGCATGGTGCCCGGGTCGGCGATCGGCGTCGACACCGCCGACCGTGTCGTCCTGGTCAGGAAGATCTCCGACGAGCTCGGCTACGAGCGCTACGACCGGCTCATCCTGGCGCCGGGCAGCCTCACCCGGGTCTTCGACATCCCCGGCCTCAGCGAGCACGGGTTCGGCAACAAGAACCTCGCCGAGGCCGTCGTCCTGCGCGACCACGTGCTCGCTCAGCTGGAGCTCGCCAACGCCAGCCGTGATCCGGCCGAACGCGAGGAGCGCTGCCGCTTCATCGTGGTCGGCGGCGGCTACACCGGCGTGGAGACGGCCGCCTCGCTGCGCCGCCTCACCGAGGAGGCCGCCGTGCGCTACCCTGAGCTGCGCTCGGCCATCCACTGGCACCTGGTCGACATCGCCCCGCGCCTGCTGCCCGAGCTGGGCCCCAAGCTGGGTGAGGAGACGCTCGACCTGCTGCGGCACCTCGACATCGAGGTCTCCCTGGGGGTCTCCGTCCGCAATGTGACCGAGAGCAAGGTGACGCTGACCGACGGCCGGGTGCTGCCGTGCCGCACGCTCGTCTGGACGGCCGGGACCGCGCCGAGCCCGCTCATGGAGTCCATCGGCGCCCCCACCGAGCGCGGGAAGCTGCGGGTCGGCTCCGACCTGGCCACGCCCGACCACCCCGAGGTCTTCGCGATCGGGGACGCCGCCGCGGTGCCGAACCTCGACTCGCCGGACGAGACCGCGATCTGCCCGCCCACCGCCCAGTACGCGCAGCGCCAGGGCGTGGTCGCCGCCGACAACGTGGTCTCCTCGCTGCTGCGGCGGCCGCTGCGCCCGTTCGTCCACGAGGACATGGGCCTGGTGGTCGACCTCAGCGGGAAGGACGCCGTGGCGCGCCCGTTCGGCATCGACATGTCCGGCCTGCCGGCCTTCGCGGTGACCCGCGCCTACCATCTGTGGGCGATCCCCTCCGCTCCGGCCCGCGCCCGGGTGGCGGCCAACTGGCTGATCCGGGCGACGCTCGGCGGCGAGGTGGCCCGGCTGGGGTTCGCCCACGGGGTTCCCTCGACCTTCGTCGACCAGGCCGCCGACCACTACCTCAGCCCGGAGGAGGCGCGCAGGCAGGGCGCGCGGCTGCTCGACGTCCCCGCGGCCGGAGGCTGA
- a CDS encoding SACE_7040 family transcriptional regulator — translation MANRTAGARRAEILHAAADLFAARGFHGVSIEDLGRAVGTSGPALYRHFPGKEALLAAMLLDISERLAADGRERAATAHGPREALEALLRGHIAFALREPALITVHDRELDNVPAPDRRRVRRLQRGYVEQWVSVLALLRPTAAPEVLRAAVHATFGLLNSTPHSAGELPEERMAELLLHMGTAALLAEG, via the coding sequence ATGGCGAACCGGACCGCGGGGGCGCGCCGTGCCGAGATCCTGCACGCCGCCGCCGACCTGTTCGCCGCGCGCGGCTTCCACGGTGTGTCCATCGAAGACCTCGGGCGCGCGGTGGGCACCAGCGGCCCCGCCCTCTACCGGCACTTCCCGGGCAAGGAGGCGCTGCTGGCCGCGATGCTGCTGGACATCAGCGAACGACTGGCCGCCGACGGCCGCGAGCGCGCCGCCACCGCCCATGGCCCGCGCGAGGCCCTGGAGGCGCTGCTGCGCGGGCACATCGCCTTCGCGCTGCGCGAGCCCGCCCTCATCACGGTGCACGACCGCGAGTTGGACAACGTCCCGGCCCCGGACCGCCGCCGCGTCCGGCGGCTGCAGCGCGGCTACGTCGAGCAGTGGGTGAGCGTGCTGGCCCTGCTCCGCCCGACCGCCGCTCCGGAGGTTCTGCGCGCCGCTGTGCACGCCACGTTCGGCCTGCTCAACTCCACTCCGCACAGTGCGGGCGAGCTCCCCGAAGAGCGGATGGCCGAACTGCTGCTGCACATGGGGACCGCGGCGCTGCTCGCCGAGGGGTGA
- a CDS encoding carboxyl transferase domain-containing protein translates to MSRAPVLTSAIDPNSAAFAANAEANRSLAAELRERIAAAALGGPEKTRIRHVERGKLLPRDRVDALLDPGSPFLELSPLAAYGLYGPDGRDAPAAGLITGVGRVAGREIVVVANDATVKGGSYYPMTVKKHLRAQEVALHNRLPCVYLADSGGAFLPMQDDVFPDREHFGRIFYNQATMSRLGIPQIAAVLGSCTAGGAYVPAMSDEAVIVRDQGTIFLGGPPLVKAATGEVVTAEELGGGAVHSRTSGVTDHLAEDDAHALATVRRIAATFGPRPEPAWERREPRPPALDPEELYGVVPGDTRTPYDVREVIGRVVDGSAFTEFKAEYGTTLVTGFAHIHGHPVGIIANNGILFSESAMKGAHFIELCDRRRIPLVFLQNISGFMVGRDYEAGGIAKHGAKMVTAVACARVPKFTVVIGGSFGAGNYSMCGRAYSPRFLWMWPNARISVMGGEQAASVLATVRRDQVEARGEEWPPEAEEDFKAPIREQYEHQGGPYYSTARLWDDGVIDPVDTRTVLGLALSAARHSPLEPVGYGVFRM, encoded by the coding sequence ATGAGCAGGGCACCCGTGCTCACCTCGGCGATCGACCCGAACAGCGCGGCCTTCGCCGCCAACGCCGAGGCCAACCGCTCCCTCGCCGCCGAGCTGCGCGAGCGGATCGCCGCCGCCGCGCTCGGCGGCCCGGAGAAGACGAGGATCCGGCACGTCGAGCGGGGCAAGCTGCTGCCGCGCGACCGGGTCGACGCGCTGCTCGACCCGGGCTCCCCCTTCCTCGAACTCTCCCCACTGGCCGCATACGGCCTGTACGGACCCGACGGCCGGGACGCGCCGGCGGCGGGGCTCATCACCGGGGTCGGCCGGGTGGCCGGGCGCGAGATCGTGGTGGTGGCCAACGACGCGACGGTCAAGGGCGGCAGCTACTACCCGATGACCGTCAAGAAGCACCTGCGCGCCCAGGAGGTCGCGCTGCACAACCGCCTGCCGTGCGTCTACCTCGCCGACTCCGGCGGGGCGTTCCTGCCGATGCAGGACGACGTGTTCCCCGACCGGGAGCACTTCGGCCGCATCTTCTACAACCAGGCCACCATGTCGCGGCTGGGCATCCCGCAGATCGCCGCGGTCCTCGGGTCCTGCACCGCCGGGGGCGCCTACGTCCCGGCGATGAGCGACGAGGCGGTGATCGTCCGCGACCAGGGCACCATCTTCCTCGGTGGGCCGCCGCTGGTGAAGGCGGCGACGGGCGAGGTCGTCACCGCCGAGGAGCTCGGCGGCGGCGCGGTCCACTCGCGCACCTCCGGTGTCACCGACCACCTGGCCGAGGACGACGCGCACGCGCTGGCGACCGTGCGGCGGATCGCCGCGACCTTCGGCCCGCGCCCCGAGCCGGCGTGGGAGCGGCGCGAGCCGCGCCCACCCGCCCTGGACCCCGAGGAGCTCTACGGGGTCGTTCCCGGCGACACCCGCACGCCCTACGACGTGCGGGAGGTCATCGGCCGCGTGGTCGACGGGAGCGCGTTCACCGAGTTCAAGGCCGAGTACGGGACGACACTGGTCACCGGGTTCGCGCACATCCACGGGCACCCGGTGGGAATCATCGCCAACAACGGCATCCTGTTCAGCGAGTCGGCGATGAAGGGCGCGCACTTCATCGAGCTGTGCGACCGGCGCCGCATCCCGCTGGTGTTCCTGCAGAACATCTCCGGGTTCATGGTGGGCCGCGACTACGAGGCCGGGGGCATCGCCAAGCACGGCGCCAAGATGGTCACCGCCGTGGCGTGTGCCCGGGTGCCCAAGTTCACCGTCGTCATCGGCGGTTCCTTCGGCGCCGGGAACTACAGCATGTGCGGGCGCGCGTACTCGCCCCGGTTCCTGTGGATGTGGCCGAACGCGCGGATCTCGGTCATGGGCGGCGAGCAGGCGGCGTCGGTGCTGGCCACGGTGCGGCGCGACCAGGTGGAGGCGCGCGGAGAGGAATGGCCGCCGGAGGCGGAGGAGGACTTCAAGGCGCCCATCCGCGAGCAGTACGAGCACCAGGGCGGCCCGTACTACTCGACGGCACGGCTGTGGGACGACGGCGTGATCGACCCGGTGGACACCCGAACGGTGCTCGGCCTGGCGCTGTCGGCAGCCCGGCACTCCCCGCTGGAGCCGGTCGGCTACGGCGTCTTCCGGATGTGA
- a CDS encoding ATP-binding protein has product MTNTRAATAAPTVLVANRGEIAVRIMRTLRRLGMRSVAVYSDGDPDARHVRAADEAVRVGGAGLADSYLNGAAIIDAALATGATMIHPGYGFLSENAGFARACGKAGLVFVGPPPEAIEAMGDKIRAKAAVAAAGVPLLPGFAEDAGDPLSDEELRRAAAEVGFPLLIKPSAGGGGKGMRLVRAEDELAAAAAAARREAAAAFGDATLLVERFVERPRHIEVQVLADAHGNVVHLGERECSLQRRHQKIVEEAPSPLLTEEQRAKMGAAAVAAATACGYVGAGTVEFIVRAAGGAYSFLEMNTRLQVEHPVTEAVTTIGGRRGVDLVELQLRIALGDPLPFSQTDIGLSGHAVESRVYAEDPALDFLPTGGRVLLLDEPEGEHVRVDSGLDDGAEITSAYDPMLAKVITWAPDRTAALDRMDGALARYTLLGCGTNVAFLRRLLRHPDVAAGGLSTDLTERIRPELVPDAADAVPPGLYAAAALDLQLGLEPAGPLTDRFDVPDGWRVGGPAWTTWRLRAPRHDAVAVLVRRTTAPDAPPSPGASVGYEVRVGDGEPVPARAARSADGRTLTVDFGGRAVRYARAVDGADLWLGREGSAWRFHEEPAFAAVREDDTGGDGSLRSPMPGTVLSVPVEQGQRVTAGTPVVVVEAMKMEHAVTAPIDGVVARLEVAPGRPVAMDMLLAVITADGEEADGPNAPADAAASPSAPPTAPTPPSAEAAATRPRSPAPTDRRDPPIPPPTRSDRQ; this is encoded by the coding sequence ATGACGAACACCCGTGCGGCGACCGCCGCTCCGACGGTGCTGGTGGCCAACCGCGGCGAGATCGCGGTCCGCATCATGCGCACGCTGCGGCGGCTGGGGATGCGGTCGGTCGCGGTCTACAGCGACGGCGACCCCGACGCGCGGCATGTGCGGGCCGCCGACGAGGCGGTCCGGGTGGGCGGGGCGGGCCTCGCCGACAGCTACCTGAACGGGGCCGCCATCATCGACGCCGCCCTGGCGACCGGCGCGACCATGATCCACCCGGGGTACGGGTTCCTGTCGGAGAACGCGGGCTTCGCGCGGGCGTGCGGCAAGGCGGGGCTGGTCTTCGTCGGCCCGCCTCCGGAGGCCATCGAGGCGATGGGCGACAAGATCCGGGCGAAGGCCGCGGTCGCCGCCGCCGGGGTGCCGCTGCTGCCCGGGTTCGCCGAGGATGCGGGGGACCCGCTGTCGGACGAGGAGCTGCGGCGGGCGGCGGCGGAGGTCGGTTTCCCGCTGCTGATCAAGCCGTCGGCCGGGGGCGGCGGCAAGGGCATGCGACTGGTGCGCGCCGAGGACGAGCTGGCCGCCGCCGCGGCCGCGGCCCGGCGCGAGGCGGCCGCCGCGTTCGGCGACGCGACCCTGCTGGTCGAGCGGTTCGTGGAGCGGCCCCGGCACATCGAGGTGCAGGTGCTGGCCGACGCCCACGGCAACGTGGTCCACCTCGGCGAGCGCGAGTGCAGCCTGCAGCGGCGGCACCAGAAGATCGTGGAGGAGGCACCCTCTCCCCTGCTCACCGAGGAGCAGCGGGCGAAGATGGGCGCGGCCGCGGTGGCCGCCGCCACCGCCTGCGGCTATGTGGGGGCGGGGACGGTCGAGTTCATCGTCCGGGCGGCCGGTGGCGCCTACTCGTTCCTGGAGATGAACACCCGCCTCCAGGTCGAGCACCCGGTCACCGAGGCGGTCACCACCATCGGCGGACGCCGCGGCGTCGACCTGGTCGAGCTGCAGCTCCGTATCGCCCTCGGCGACCCCCTCCCCTTCTCCCAGACCGACATCGGCCTGTCCGGGCACGCCGTGGAGTCCCGCGTCTACGCCGAGGACCCCGCACTCGACTTCCTGCCGACCGGCGGCCGGGTCCTGCTCCTCGACGAACCCGAGGGCGAGCACGTCCGCGTCGACTCCGGCCTGGACGACGGTGCGGAGATCACCTCCGCCTACGACCCCATGCTGGCCAAGGTCATCACCTGGGCGCCCGATCGCACCGCGGCACTGGACCGGATGGACGGCGCGCTGGCCCGCTACACCCTGCTCGGCTGCGGCACCAACGTGGCGTTCCTGCGCCGCCTCCTGCGCCACCCCGACGTCGCGGCCGGGGGGCTGAGCACCGACCTGACCGAGCGCATCCGCCCCGAGCTGGTCCCCGACGCGGCCGACGCCGTCCCACCGGGCCTGTACGCGGCCGCCGCACTCGACCTGCAGCTCGGACTGGAACCCGCCGGCCCGCTCACGGACCGCTTCGACGTCCCCGACGGCTGGCGCGTGGGCGGCCCCGCCTGGACCACGTGGCGGCTGCGCGCGCCCCGCCACGACGCGGTCGCCGTGCTGGTCCGCCGCACCACCGCCCCCGACGCGCCTCCCTCCCCCGGCGCGTCCGTCGGCTACGAGGTGCGCGTGGGAGACGGCGAACCGGTGCCCGCCCGCGCCGCGCGGTCGGCCGACGGCCGGACTCTGACCGTCGACTTCGGCGGGCGCGCGGTCCGCTACGCGCGCGCCGTCGACGGCGCCGACCTGTGGCTCGGCCGAGAGGGGTCGGCCTGGCGGTTCCACGAGGAGCCCGCGTTCGCGGCCGTCCGCGAGGACGACACCGGCGGCGACGGCTCGCTGCGCAGCCCGATGCCGGGCACGGTGCTGTCCGTCCCGGTCGAGCAGGGGCAGCGGGTGACCGCCGGGACCCCGGTCGTCGTGGTCGAGGCGATGAAGATGGAGCACGCGGTCACCGCACCCATCGACGGCGTCGTCGCCCGCCTGGAGGTCGCACCGGGCCGCCCCGTGGCCATGGACATGCTTCTGGCCGTCATCACGGCGGACGGGGAGGAAGCCGACGGGCCGAACGCTCCGGCGGACGCGGCCGCTTCCCCGTCGGCGCCCCCGACCGCCCCGACTCCGCCGTCCGCGGAGGCGGCGGCCACCCGGCCGCGCTCCCCCGCACCCACCGACCGGCGCGACCCGCCGATTCCGCCGCCAACGAGGAGTGACCGACAGTGA
- a CDS encoding acyl-CoA dehydrogenase family protein yields the protein MSTTADRAHRLSPEHEELRSTVEAFARDEVAPVIGDYYERCAFPYDIVAKMGRMGLFGLPFPEESGGMGGDYFALCLALEELARADSSVAITLEAAVSLGAMPIHRFGSEDQKKTWLPRLCSGEALGAFGLTEPGGGSDAGATRTTARLVDGEWVINGTKSFITNSGTDITALVTVTAITGERPDGRPEISAILVPSGTPGFSIGQKYSKVGWNASDTNELVFDDCRVPEANLVGERGRGYAQFLRILDEGRIAIAALSVGLAQGCVDESVRYAAEREAFGRHIGEYQAIQFKIADMEARAHTARLAYYDAAARMLAGEPFKKEAAIAKLVASNAAMDNARDATQIFGGYGFMNEYPVGRFYRDAKILEIGEGTSEVQKMLIARELGLPA from the coding sequence GTGAGCACCACAGCCGACCGCGCCCACCGCCTCTCCCCCGAGCACGAGGAGCTGCGCAGCACCGTCGAGGCGTTCGCCCGCGACGAGGTCGCGCCGGTCATCGGCGACTACTACGAGCGCTGTGCGTTCCCCTACGACATCGTCGCCAAGATGGGCCGGATGGGCCTGTTCGGGCTGCCGTTCCCCGAAGAGTCCGGCGGCATGGGCGGCGACTACTTCGCGCTCTGCCTGGCGCTGGAGGAGCTCGCCCGCGCGGACTCCTCGGTCGCCATCACCCTGGAGGCCGCCGTGTCGCTCGGCGCGATGCCGATCCACCGCTTCGGCAGCGAGGACCAGAAGAAGACCTGGCTGCCCCGGCTGTGCTCGGGCGAGGCGCTCGGCGCGTTCGGGCTGACCGAGCCCGGCGGCGGCTCGGATGCGGGGGCCACCCGCACCACCGCGCGCCTCGTCGACGGCGAGTGGGTGATCAACGGGACCAAGTCGTTCATCACCAACTCCGGCACCGACATCACCGCGCTGGTCACGGTCACGGCCATCACCGGGGAGCGCCCCGACGGCCGCCCGGAGATCTCCGCGATCCTGGTGCCGTCCGGCACCCCGGGCTTCTCCATCGGGCAGAAATACTCGAAGGTGGGCTGGAACGCCTCCGACACCAACGAGCTCGTGTTCGACGACTGCCGCGTGCCCGAGGCCAACCTGGTGGGCGAGCGCGGCCGCGGCTACGCCCAGTTCCTGCGCATCCTCGACGAGGGGCGCATCGCGATCGCCGCGCTGTCGGTGGGGCTGGCCCAGGGGTGCGTGGACGAGAGCGTGCGCTACGCCGCCGAGCGGGAGGCGTTCGGCCGGCACATCGGGGAGTACCAGGCCATCCAGTTCAAGATCGCCGACATGGAGGCCCGCGCACACACCGCACGCCTGGCCTACTACGACGCGGCGGCGCGGATGCTGGCCGGTGAGCCCTTCAAGAAGGAGGCCGCCATCGCCAAGCTGGTGGCGTCCAACGCGGCCATGGACAACGCGCGGGACGCCACCCAGATCTTCGGCGGCTACGGCTTCATGAACGAGTACCCGGTGGGCCGCTTCTACCGGGACGCCAAGATCCTGGAGATCGGCGAGGGCACCAGCGAGGTCCAGAAGATGCTCATCGCCCGCGAACTGGGGCTTCCGGCTTGA
- a CDS encoding class I SAM-dependent methyltransferase produces the protein MQWKKVAADRSALSHKVGYALRNPGRIPGYLKRAGRDTWLRLRHPDHISYYRAVMRHDIADGPEAAVGSTTHERWLALGQMQFDYLVSHGLKPPDRMLDIGCGNLRAGWRFIDYLDPGNYYGIDISPDILIAAEETLARQGLQAKLPHLAPVRDLRFAFLPDAHFRVVHAHSVFSHSPLEVIDECLAHVGRILAADGWFDFTFDRTEGKEHHVLREDFYYRTGTLTALAEKHGLKARFMSDWERLPHGQSKIRATHA, from the coding sequence ATGCAGTGGAAGAAGGTGGCCGCCGATCGCTCGGCGTTGAGTCACAAGGTGGGCTACGCACTGCGCAACCCCGGCAGGATTCCGGGCTACCTCAAGCGCGCCGGGCGCGACACGTGGCTGCGGTTGCGCCATCCCGACCACATCTCCTACTACCGGGCCGTGATGAGGCACGACATCGCCGACGGCCCGGAGGCCGCGGTCGGATCCACGACCCACGAGCGCTGGCTGGCGCTCGGGCAGATGCAGTTCGACTACCTCGTCTCCCACGGCCTGAAGCCCCCGGACCGGATGCTCGACATCGGGTGCGGGAACCTGCGCGCGGGGTGGCGGTTCATCGACTACCTCGACCCCGGCAACTACTACGGTATCGACATCTCGCCCGACATCCTCATCGCCGCCGAGGAGACCCTGGCCCGCCAGGGGCTGCAGGCCAAGTTGCCGCACCTGGCGCCCGTGCGCGACCTCCGCTTCGCGTTCCTGCCCGACGCCCACTTCCGGGTCGTACACGCCCACAGCGTGTTCTCGCACTCGCCGCTGGAGGTGATCGACGAGTGCCTGGCGCACGTGGGGCGGATCCTGGCCGCCGACGGGTGGTTCGACTTCACCTTCGACCGCACCGAGGGCAAGGAGCACCACGTCCTGCGCGAGGACTTCTACTACCGGACCGGGACCCTGACCGCTCTGGCGGAGAAGCACGGGCTGAAGGCCCGGTTCATGTCGGACTGGGAGCGGCTGCCGCACGGGCAGTCCAAGATCCGCGCCACGCACGCCTAG
- a CDS encoding SDR family oxidoreductase, producing MICEDRVVIVTGAGRGLGRAHALEFACQGAKVVVNDLGVERDGTGGSRQAAEDVAAEIRALGGEAVAVVSDIAADRGAAEVVRAALDAFGRLDVLVNNAGFLRDRMLVNMTEDDWDSVVRVHLAGHFLPLRHAAAHWRSEKKAGRSVAASVVNTTSGAGLLGSVGQANYAAAKAGIAALTLVAAAELASYGVRANAIAPAARTRMTERLFAETMAAPEDGGFDRMDPAHVSPLVVWLGSADSADVTGGVFEAVGGRITVMEGYRHGPTVDRGTRWTPADIAPAVRALLDGAQAPEPVYGG from the coding sequence ATGATCTGCGAGGACAGGGTCGTCATCGTCACCGGTGCCGGGCGCGGGCTCGGCCGGGCCCATGCCCTGGAGTTCGCGTGTCAGGGAGCCAAGGTCGTGGTCAACGACCTCGGTGTGGAACGCGACGGCACCGGCGGTTCGCGGCAGGCGGCCGAGGACGTGGCGGCGGAGATCCGTGCCCTGGGCGGCGAAGCCGTCGCAGTGGTGAGCGACATCGCCGCGGACCGGGGAGCGGCCGAGGTCGTGCGCGCCGCACTCGACGCGTTCGGGAGGCTCGACGTGCTGGTCAACAACGCGGGCTTCCTCCGCGACCGGATGCTGGTCAACATGACCGAGGACGACTGGGACTCCGTCGTCCGGGTCCACCTGGCCGGCCACTTCCTTCCGCTCAGGCACGCCGCCGCCCACTGGCGGAGCGAGAAGAAGGCGGGGCGTTCCGTGGCCGCGTCCGTCGTCAACACGACCTCGGGAGCCGGGCTCCTGGGCAGTGTCGGGCAGGCCAACTACGCGGCCGCCAAGGCCGGGATCGCGGCCCTGACCCTGGTGGCGGCGGCCGAGCTCGCCAGCTACGGGGTGCGCGCCAACGCCATCGCACCGGCCGCCCGCACCCGCATGACCGAGCGGCTCTTCGCCGAGACCATGGCGGCTCCGGAGGACGGCGGCTTCGACCGCATGGACCCGGCGCACGTCTCGCCCCTGGTCGTCTGGCTGGGGTCGGCGGACTCGGCGGACGTCACCGGCGGCGTCTTCGAGGCCGTCGGTGGCCGCATCACCGTCATGGAGGGGTACCGCCACGGCCCGACGGTCGACCGCGGCACGCGGTGGACCCCCGCGGACATCGCACCGGCCGTCCGGGCCCTGCTCGACGGCGCGCAGGCCCCGGAACCGGTCTACGGCGGGTAA